One part of the Paramormyrops kingsleyae isolate MSU_618 chromosome 2, PKINGS_0.4, whole genome shotgun sequence genome encodes these proteins:
- the pik3ip1 gene encoding phosphoinositide-3-kinase-interacting protein 1, whose amino-acid sequence MVFELYFLLLSVGIVEGASIIQECIRSNGGDYRGEQLSTSSGQECLNWITVTLHFNLTAYTDVQSGIGDHNYCRNPDSSDRPWCYVANENGTVQKQDCDIRACGDYVTAEPGTPPASSTGAPEVFEPAQSEPAQNDNAAVQPVIGIRQRVQAGAKKKDLGTLGYVLGILMMAVIILLGVGITFGYIYKRGRDLQRQREQRAYEREMQRITLPLSAFSNPACEVTEENAVVVVSGDQQTPCQEGGAAEGGTPLIGQAGTPGA is encoded by the exons ATGGTATTTGAGCTGTACTTTCTTCTGCTGAGTGTCGGAATTGTGGAAGGTGCATCAATAATTCAAG AATGCATACGCTCGAATGGCGGAGACTATAGGGGCGAGCAGCTGAGCACTTCCAGCGGACAGGAGTGTCTCAACTGGATCACTGTAACCCTGCACTTCAATCTGACAGCCTACACGGACGTGCAGTCAG GTATTGGGGACCACAATTACTGCCGAAACCCAGATTCCTCGGACAGACCTTGGTGCTACGTGGCCAATGAAAATGGCACCGTTCAGAAACAAGACTGTGATATCAGAGCCTGTGGAG ACTATGTCACGGCAGAGCCGGGAACCCCCCCAGCATCATCCACGGGGGCACCAGAAGTCTTTGAACCGGCGCAGTCTGAGCCTGCACAGAACGACAATGCAGCTGTGCAGCCCGTCATCGGCATCAGGCAGCGAGTCCAAGCTGGGGCTAAAAAGAAGGACCTGGGAACCTTAG GTTACGTCCTCGGCATCCTCATGATGGCAGTCATCATTCTGCTTGGAGTAGGCATAACATTTGGCTACATATACAAGAG GGGTCGCGACCTGCAGCGGCAGCGCGAGCAGCGTGCTTACGAGAGAGAGATGCAGCGGATCACCTTGCCCCTGTCTGCGTTCTCCAACCCGGCCTGCGAAGTGACTGAGGAGAATGCAGTTGTTGTTGTCAGTGGCGACCAGCAGACGCCCTGCCAGGAAGGTGGGGCAGCTGAGGGCGGGACCCCTCTCATTGGCCAGGCAGGCACCCCAGGGGCATGA